In Colwellia sp. M166, a genomic segment contains:
- a CDS encoding 5-oxoprolinase subunit PxpA, producing MKLNCDLGEFKNNNDADIMPLIDMANIACGFHGSDPVTIKNTIKLAHQHQVIIGAHPSYPDVENFGRQSMQLTQDELIANVQYQIGALQALCVAENTQVHYVKPHGALYNDMMKDLNLFNGICIAIAQLVQPSHQPLPLMMQALTNSAPFQQIAKKHQIQLYFEAFADRAYLDNGLLVPRNENGAVLSNNQDVVSRCQDILQQKPLLSINQQPLQLHIDALCVHGDTPNAFAMIKALRATLNAENKPK from the coding sequence ATGAAATTAAACTGCGATTTAGGTGAGTTTAAAAATAATAACGACGCCGATATAATGCCCTTGATTGATATGGCGAATATTGCCTGTGGCTTTCATGGTTCAGATCCAGTAACCATTAAAAACACCATTAAACTTGCCCACCAACATCAAGTCATTATCGGCGCGCATCCCAGTTATCCAGATGTCGAAAACTTTGGTCGACAATCTATGCAGTTAACACAAGATGAGTTAATTGCTAACGTGCAATATCAAATAGGGGCTTTACAAGCACTTTGCGTAGCAGAAAATACGCAAGTGCATTATGTTAAGCCGCATGGCGCACTCTACAACGATATGATGAAAGACCTAAACTTGTTTAATGGCATTTGTATTGCTATTGCCCAGTTAGTTCAACCGAGTCATCAACCTTTACCCTTAATGATGCAAGCATTAACTAACAGTGCGCCATTTCAGCAAATAGCTAAAAAGCACCAGATTCAGCTCTATTTTGAGGCTTTTGCTGATCGAGCTTATTTAGATAATGGTTTACTGGTACCGCGCAATGAAAACGGTGCGGTGTTAAGTAATAACCAAGACGTGGTGAGTCGCTGTCAGGATATACTGCAACAAAAACCGCTGCTGAGTATTAATCAACAGCCCTTGCAACTTCACATTGATGCTTTATGTGTACACGGCGACACACCAAATGCTTTTGCCATGATTAAAGCTTTGCGAGCGACCCTCAATGCAGAAAATAAGCCCAAATAG
- a CDS encoding aspartate aminotransferase family protein yields the protein MSNHFPVDRALFDDVMVPNYAPSAVIPVRGQGSRVWDQQDREFIDFAGGIAVNCLGHCHPALVGALTEQANKIWHLSNVMTNEPALRLAKKLTDNTFADKVYFANSGAESNEAALKLARRWALENFGAEKSQIIAFKQGFHGRTFFTVTVGGQTAYSDGFGPKPGNIDHAEYNNLDSLKALISDKTCAVVMEPLQGEGGIISPTDEFAKGVRELCNEHNALLIFDEVQTGVGRLGELYAYMGLGVTPDILTTAKALGGGFPIGAMITTTDIAKHLKIGTHGSTYGGNPLACAVAEAAFDTVNTPEVLNGVKAKAQLYIDGLNAINAKHNVFSEIRGKGLLIGAVLTDAYQGRAKDFLNAAMDEGVMTLVAGANIIRFAPSLVIPNEDIAEGLARFEKAVAKLAK from the coding sequence ATGTCTAATCACTTCCCGGTAGATCGTGCGTTATTTGATGATGTTATGGTACCTAACTATGCGCCATCTGCAGTTATCCCTGTTCGCGGTCAAGGTTCACGTGTTTGGGATCAACAAGATCGTGAATTTATCGATTTTGCTGGTGGCATTGCCGTGAATTGTTTAGGACATTGTCACCCAGCATTAGTCGGTGCGTTAACAGAACAAGCCAACAAAATCTGGCATTTATCAAATGTTATGACTAATGAGCCAGCACTGCGCTTAGCAAAAAAATTAACTGACAACACATTCGCTGATAAAGTTTATTTTGCTAACTCAGGTGCAGAATCAAACGAAGCAGCATTGAAATTAGCGCGTCGTTGGGCACTTGAAAACTTTGGTGCAGAAAAGTCACAAATCATCGCCTTTAAACAAGGTTTCCACGGTCGTACATTTTTCACCGTTACTGTTGGTGGTCAAACGGCTTATTCAGATGGTTTTGGTCCTAAGCCTGGTAATATCGATCACGCAGAATATAACAACTTAGACAGCCTTAAAGCGCTTATTTCAGACAAAACTTGTGCTGTTGTGATGGAACCATTACAAGGTGAAGGCGGTATTATTTCACCTACCGACGAGTTTGCTAAAGGTGTTCGTGAACTTTGTAATGAACATAACGCTTTGTTAATTTTTGATGAAGTGCAAACTGGTGTTGGCCGTTTAGGCGAATTATATGCATACATGGGCTTAGGTGTTACACCTGACATTTTAACCACAGCAAAGGCATTAGGTGGCGGCTTCCCTATTGGCGCTATGATCACCACAACAGATATTGCTAAGCACCTTAAAATTGGTACACACGGCAGCACTTACGGCGGTAACCCATTAGCTTGTGCTGTAGCTGAAGCGGCATTTGATACGGTTAATACCCCAGAAGTGTTAAACGGTGTTAAGGCAAAAGCTCAGCTTTATATTGATGGCTTAAATGCTATCAATGCAAAACATAATGTTTTTAGTGAAATTCGTGGTAAAGGCTTATTGATTGGTGCGGTATTAACTGACGCTTACCAAGGTAGAGCAAAAGACTTTTTAAATGCAGCAATGGATGAAGGTGTTATGACACTTGTTGCCGGTGCTAACATTATACGTTTTGCCCCTTCATTAGTAATCCCTAATGAAGATATCGCTGAAGGTTTAGCACGTTTTGAAAAAGCCGTAGCTAAACTAGCTAAGTAA
- a CDS encoding biotin-dependent carboxyltransferase family protein produces MSQHYLEIININGQASIQDLGRLNAQHLGFSASGAADEFAFLTANQLIADYHSITESDQRQRNCAAIEITLGQISFRANATCVIAITGANCKAKINDIAIKNWRCYQLKTNDMITFAMPEHGLHSYLAVAGGFTCQVEQQPWLGSFAQTQNEMALGFTGTPLITSSKLYFSAPASNLTRPVVPVKANKPTSSPTRFYARHRLTLRLMPSVLFLQMSIEQQQRFLAREYIISADSNRMGYRLQSKPEQVRLFDQKILAESLRSRCLLSMPVTYGMIQLPANEQPIILMKERQTMGGYPVLGSVMQTDLFRLSQMRPGEKVNFTLINHQQAQQQLHAFYRKFSL; encoded by the coding sequence ATGAGTCAGCATTATCTCGAAATTATTAATATCAATGGCCAGGCGAGTATTCAAGATTTGGGGCGTTTAAATGCTCAACACTTGGGCTTTAGTGCCAGTGGCGCGGCTGATGAGTTTGCGTTTCTGACTGCTAATCAACTTATTGCAGATTATCACAGTATTACCGAGTCTGATCAGCGCCAACGTAACTGTGCGGCAATAGAAATTACCTTAGGACAAATAAGTTTTCGAGCCAATGCCACTTGTGTAATCGCCATAACTGGCGCTAACTGCAAGGCTAAAATCAATGATATCGCGATAAAAAATTGGCGATGCTATCAATTAAAAACCAATGACATGATTACTTTTGCCATGCCAGAACATGGCTTACATAGTTATTTGGCGGTCGCAGGCGGCTTTACTTGCCAAGTAGAACAACAGCCCTGGTTAGGCAGCTTTGCTCAAACCCAGAATGAAATGGCACTAGGCTTTACCGGTACGCCATTAATAACGAGTAGTAAATTATACTTTTCAGCACCAGCAAGCAACTTAACAAGACCAGTAGTGCCAGTAAAAGCCAATAAGCCAACAAGCTCACCAACACGCTTCTATGCTCGACACAGGCTGACATTAAGGTTAATGCCCAGTGTACTATTTTTACAAATGAGCATTGAACAGCAACAGCGCTTTTTAGCCCGCGAGTATATTATTTCAGCCGATAGTAACCGTATGGGCTATCGACTTCAGAGCAAACCTGAGCAAGTACGCTTGTTTGATCAAAAAATACTGGCCGAATCCTTACGCAGCCGTTGCCTATTGTCGATGCCCGTGACTTACGGCATGATCCAGCTTCCAGCCAACGAACAACCGATCATCTTAATGAAAGAGCGACAAACCATGGGCGGCTATCCGGTACTGGGCAGTGTCATGCAAACCGACTTATTTCGCTTAAGCCAAATGCGTCCTGGTGAAAAAGTCAATTTCACCCTAATTAATCACCAACAAGCGCAACAACAGTTACACGCGTTTTATCGCAAATTTAGCCTCTGA
- a CDS encoding HDOD domain-containing protein yields the protein MQIFEDNKLVSPIYNRALSLAISKDFAEQKNGKVSFAKHQNSEQFNRRRELLAVEEETNKNKIIQAHGHEHFKAQVMSKFFSQVVKQVNKEFNNKEHLYMNVLKIEDAAPSIMEILSVKAASINRIAPLVKALPWLCIELINLVNKPQYRKRSDVQVTEPNLALSYVGLDNLKLVMPTFMLKHWLPNNTAPFPLMKRKLWNDSLSIALAAQLLAKKQGLDEFAAFAAGMLSNLGLLAVTRSFLNTYTELYNEELREAYDSKDKKLHDILLELEASPQLLLEQLVERSSKVAADMVELMRFDRLQITEAVFDLAYAVNISHMCPIAKVVTKAKAYVAFRSLAKEELINTEEAKILLSAGQLTTKDIALLKKSDIDHIKLNFN from the coding sequence ATGCAAATATTTGAAGATAATAAACTTGTTTCCCCTATCTATAATCGAGCACTCAGCTTAGCGATTAGTAAAGACTTTGCTGAGCAAAAAAATGGCAAAGTTAGTTTTGCTAAGCATCAAAATAGCGAACAATTTAACCGCCGACGTGAATTACTTGCTGTAGAAGAAGAAACCAATAAAAATAAAATTATTCAGGCGCATGGGCACGAACATTTTAAAGCTCAAGTCATGAGCAAATTTTTTTCTCAAGTTGTTAAGCAAGTGAATAAAGAATTCAACAATAAAGAACATCTCTACATGAACGTGCTAAAAATAGAAGATGCGGCTCCTTCTATTATGGAGATATTATCGGTAAAGGCAGCAAGCATCAATCGCATTGCTCCTTTAGTCAAAGCATTACCTTGGCTATGTATTGAATTAATTAACTTAGTTAATAAACCGCAATACCGTAAACGCTCAGACGTGCAAGTCACCGAGCCTAACTTAGCACTAAGCTATGTTGGTTTAGATAATCTAAAATTAGTCATGCCAACTTTTATGCTTAAGCATTGGCTGCCTAACAATACCGCTCCTTTTCCATTAATGAAACGCAAGCTTTGGAATGATAGTTTATCGATCGCTCTAGCAGCACAGCTATTAGCGAAAAAACAAGGCTTAGATGAATTTGCCGCCTTTGCTGCAGGCATGCTAAGTAATTTAGGTTTGTTAGCCGTTACTCGCAGTTTTTTAAACACTTATACTGAGCTTTATAATGAAGAATTACGTGAGGCTTACGACAGTAAAGATAAAAAGCTTCATGACATTTTACTTGAATTAGAAGCGTCACCTCAGTTACTGCTCGAACAGCTAGTGGAGCGCAGCAGTAAAGTGGCTGCAGATATGGTCGAGCTAATGCGCTTTGATCGTTTACAAATTACCGAGGCTGTGTTTGATCTGGCCTATGCCGTTAATATTAGCCACATGTGCCCTATTGCGAAAGTAGTCACTAAAGCTAAAGCCTATGTCGCCTTTAGGAGTTTAGCCAAAGAAGAGCTTATTAATACTGAAGAAGCTAAAATACTACTAAGCGCGGGGCAATTAACCACAAAGGATATAGCCCTGCTGAAAAAAAGCGACATTGACCATATAAAATTAAATTTTAATTAA
- the astD gene encoding succinylglutamate-semialdehyde dehydrogenase: MSHNIQLINGQWSVGLGHEIFSKNPAKNEVIWQGNTASPAQVDEAVLAARAAFDTWSNMPIEDRIAITVKFAELLTEHKEAFATTIALETGKPIWETRTEVGAMVGKIAISVRANEERTGTVENPMPGAKAFIRHKPHGVVAVYGPYNFPGHLPNGHIVPALIAGNTVVFKPSELTPMVAEETLKLWLKAGLPAGVINMVQGEVETGKALASHRQIDGLFFTGSSTTGHFLHEQFGGQPGKILALEMGGNNPLIVKDVTDIDAVVHDILQSAFITTGQRCTCARRLFIEAGEQGDAILAKLVASTEAIKIGYFDDEEQPFIGSMISEKAALGLVAAQQQLLDLGAESIVMMKHLEVGTGFISPGIVDVTNISEMPDDEHFGPLLKVYRYTDFDAAINEANNTSFGLSAGLLSDSEDLYNHFFRRIRAGIVNWNKPITGASSAAPFGGIGASGNHRASAFYAADYCAYPVASVEAEKVALPATLSPGLTIK; encoded by the coding sequence ATGTCACACAATATACAACTTATTAATGGTCAATGGTCAGTAGGTTTAGGTCATGAAATTTTTTCAAAAAATCCGGCTAAAAATGAAGTGATTTGGCAGGGTAATACTGCCTCTCCAGCACAAGTTGACGAAGCTGTGCTGGCTGCCCGTGCCGCATTCGACACTTGGTCTAATATGCCAATTGAAGATCGTATTGCTATCACGGTTAAGTTTGCTGAATTACTGACTGAACACAAAGAAGCATTCGCGACAACTATCGCACTTGAAACCGGTAAACCTATCTGGGAAACCCGCACTGAAGTAGGTGCCATGGTTGGTAAAATCGCTATTTCTGTACGTGCTAATGAAGAGCGTACCGGCACTGTTGAAAACCCTATGCCAGGTGCAAAAGCCTTTATTCGTCACAAACCACACGGTGTTGTTGCGGTATATGGCCCTTATAACTTCCCTGGTCACTTGCCAAATGGTCATATTGTTCCGGCACTTATTGCAGGTAACACTGTGGTATTCAAACCAAGTGAATTAACACCTATGGTTGCTGAAGAAACCTTAAAACTATGGCTAAAAGCTGGCCTTCCAGCTGGCGTTATTAACATGGTACAAGGTGAAGTTGAAACAGGTAAAGCATTAGCAAGTCATCGACAAATTGACGGTTTATTCTTTACCGGTAGCTCAACGACAGGTCATTTTTTACATGAGCAATTTGGTGGTCAACCGGGTAAGATTTTAGCATTAGAAATGGGCGGTAATAACCCATTAATCGTAAAAGATGTCACGGATATCGATGCGGTAGTGCATGACATTTTACAATCGGCTTTTATTACTACTGGCCAACGTTGTACTTGTGCTCGTCGTTTATTTATTGAAGCTGGTGAACAAGGCGACGCTATCTTAGCAAAATTAGTTGCTAGCACTGAAGCGATTAAAATTGGTTATTTTGATGATGAAGAACAACCATTTATCGGTTCAATGATCTCTGAAAAAGCCGCTTTAGGTTTAGTCGCAGCACAACAGCAATTGTTAGACCTTGGCGCAGAGTCAATTGTAATGATGAAGCACCTTGAAGTAGGCACTGGCTTTATTTCTCCTGGTATTGTTGATGTAACAAACATCTCTGAAATGCCAGATGATGAGCATTTCGGTCCATTATTAAAAGTCTACCGTTACACTGATTTTGATGCTGCAATTAACGAAGCAAATAATACTTCATTTGGTTTATCAGCTGGTTTATTGAGTGACAGCGAAGACTTGTATAATCATTTCTTCCGCCGTATTCGCGCCGGTATTGTCAACTGGAATAAGCCAATTACCGGTGCCAGCAGTGCCGCACCATTTGGCGGTATTGGTGCCAGTGGTAACCACAGAGCGAGTGCGTTTTATGCCGCTGATTACTGTGCCTACCCTGTTGCGTCAGTAGAAGCTGAAAAAGTAGCATTACCAGCAACATTAAGCCCTGGTTTAACGATTAAGTAA
- a CDS encoding allophanate hydrolase subunit 1: MQKISPNRMANKPKNNTYFQANFSLDIVAENALLLSWQSKISIAQHNEIITLQTLIEQQLGTYVIETVASYHCLMIYFRHQMITSTEITEQIKQLAKRHQQPVQLTDNNLSVDCIKIPVYYDIEQQWDLAEVAHRCNMSNDEVIKQHSSTIYRGFALGFTPGFCYLASLPDMLHLSRKSSPRTQVPKGAVAIAEQQTAVYPNQSPGGWHIIGQTPLPMYNTSNGQFNATINVGQNVEFYAISKAEFIAMQQGLSA, from the coding sequence ATGCAGAAAATAAGCCCAAATAGAATGGCCAATAAGCCAAAGAACAACACGTACTTTCAAGCAAACTTTAGCCTTGATATTGTCGCAGAAAACGCCTTACTGCTCAGTTGGCAAAGCAAAATTAGCATTGCACAACATAATGAAATCATTACCTTGCAAACACTGATTGAGCAGCAGCTCGGTACATACGTCATCGAAACCGTCGCCAGCTATCATTGCTTGATGATTTATTTTCGTCATCAAATGATCACAAGTACTGAAATTACTGAGCAAATTAAACAACTTGCTAAACGTCATCAACAACCAGTACAGCTAACCGATAATAACCTGTCCGTTGATTGTATTAAGATACCAGTTTACTACGATATCGAGCAACAATGGGATTTAGCTGAAGTGGCACACCGTTGCAACATGTCGAACGACGAAGTGATCAAACAGCATAGCAGCACTATTTATCGTGGCTTTGCCTTAGGCTTTACGCCGGGATTTTGTTATTTAGCTAGCTTGCCCGACATGTTACATTTATCTCGAAAGTCATCACCGCGCACCCAAGTTCCCAAAGGTGCTGTGGCTATTGCCGAGCAACAAACAGCGGTTTATCCGAATCAAAGCCCTGGTGGTTGGCATATTATTGGCCAAACCCCCTTACCTATGTATAACACGAGCAACGGCCAATTTAATGCCACCATCAATGTCGGACAAAATGTAGAATTTTATGCTATTTCAAAAGCTGAATTTATTGCTATGCAACAAGGCTTATCAGCATGA
- a CDS encoding aminodeoxychorismate/anthranilate synthase component II codes for MLLMIDNYDSFTFNLVHYFQALGQEVMVVRNDEISIDAITELAPQYIVISPGPSDPNAAGISLAIIEKFKGLIPVLGVCLGHQCIAQHFGAKIIKAKKVMHGKTSSISHNKQGLFKALKQPLTVTRYHSLIVAPDTLPDELTVTAWLSSNDQIEIMALQHKYLPLASVQFHPESILTEQGQQLLQNFIDQYSNLIDDNI; via the coding sequence TTGTTATTAATGATCGACAATTATGATTCTTTTACTTTTAACTTGGTGCATTATTTTCAAGCACTTGGTCAAGAAGTCATGGTAGTCAGAAATGATGAAATCAGTATCGATGCGATAACTGAACTCGCACCACAGTATATTGTTATATCTCCCGGCCCTAGTGATCCTAATGCCGCAGGTATTTCCTTAGCAATTATTGAAAAATTTAAAGGCCTGATCCCAGTATTAGGTGTATGTCTTGGCCATCAATGTATTGCCCAACATTTCGGTGCTAAAATTATTAAAGCCAAAAAAGTGATGCATGGAAAAACCAGTAGCATTTCACATAATAAACAAGGGCTATTTAAAGCATTAAAACAGCCCTTAACGGTGACTCGCTACCATTCATTAATTGTTGCTCCGGACACCCTACCTGATGAATTGACCGTGACCGCTTGGTTATCAAGCAATGATCAGATAGAGATTATGGCTTTACAACACAAGTATTTGCCACTTGCTAGCGTACAGTTTCATCCTGAATCAATTTTAACTGAGCAAGGTCAGCAGTTATTACAAAACTTTATTGATCAGTATTCCAATCTAATAGATGATAATATTTAG
- the astA gene encoding arginine N-succinyltransferase produces MIIIRPIQNSDYDALHRIAVESGHGFTSLPVNEELLRKRISHAEISFQSSVTEPGNEGYLFVMEDTETGAVVGTSGIEAAVGLDDAFYHYHLGKVVHSSRELNIYNTVETLSLCNDYTGASEICTLFLSESHRKNRNGRFLSRFRFLFMAEHSERFSETVIAEMRGVSDEDGSSPFWKWLEDNFFSLDFPTADYLTGIGKKVFIAELMPKYPIYVNLLSPEAQQVINKVHPKTVPALRLLEAEGFSRRGYVDIFDGGPTVETQTASVKTVRQSQKCQVLIGDVTNDNKYIICNSKVADFRATQAPVLLRETANQVVISQAVADALIVKEGDWVRLVAN; encoded by the coding sequence ATGATTATTATACGCCCTATTCAAAACAGTGATTATGATGCACTTCATCGCATCGCTGTGGAGTCAGGACACGGTTTTACATCACTACCGGTCAACGAAGAATTGCTCAGAAAACGCATTTCTCACGCTGAGATTTCTTTCCAAAGTTCAGTTACTGAACCAGGTAATGAAGGTTACCTATTTGTAATGGAAGATACCGAAACCGGCGCCGTTGTTGGCACAAGTGGTATTGAAGCCGCAGTTGGTCTAGACGATGCATTTTATCATTACCACTTAGGTAAAGTTGTGCACAGCTCTCGTGAGCTTAATATCTATAATACCGTTGAAACATTATCCTTATGTAATGACTATACGGGTGCTTCTGAAATTTGTACTCTATTTCTTAGCGAAAGTCATCGTAAAAACCGTAACGGACGCTTCTTGTCACGTTTTCGCTTTCTATTTATGGCAGAGCATAGTGAACGTTTCTCGGAAACGGTTATTGCCGAAATGCGCGGTGTTTCAGACGAAGATGGTTCATCACCATTTTGGAAATGGTTAGAGGATAATTTTTTCTCACTTGATTTTCCAACAGCAGATTACCTTACCGGTATCGGTAAAAAAGTTTTTATCGCTGAATTAATGCCCAAATATCCAATTTACGTTAATTTGTTGAGCCCAGAAGCACAACAAGTGATCAATAAAGTGCATCCAAAAACAGTACCTGCACTGCGGTTACTTGAAGCTGAAGGTTTCTCGCGCCGTGGTTATGTTGATATTTTTGACGGTGGCCCAACAGTAGAAACACAAACAGCATCAGTAAAAACAGTACGTCAAAGCCAGAAATGCCAAGTACTGATTGGCGATGTGACTAATGATAATAAATATATTATTTGTAATAGCAAAGTAGCTGACTTTAGAGCAACACAAGCACCGGTGCTATTACGTGAAACCGCCAATCAAGTCGTTATTTCACAAGCCGTTGCAGATGCGCTAATAGTCAAAGAAGGAGACTGGGTACGCCTAGTTGCCAATTAA
- a CDS encoding YcbX family protein has translation MSQATLKNITIYPIKSSAGLELSNSWVEEFGLAFDRRFVVASPEGEFFTARTQPNLCLLQANLTATGLIITAPKMPALVIDYNLLSLNYVDVQVWNDTISAQQCEDAINQWFSRYLQKPCQLLFFGTESQRFVKNKNSQVGFADGYPLLLISQASLEHLNSQYPPNARSIPMSQFRPNIVVSDCDAFTEDTWQKIRIGEVEFEVTKPCTRCIFTTINPENAVKDHQQEPLKTLKNYRQLANGDILFGQNLVALNQGQIKRGDKLEVLRYQAAPVFSVAKQSATPADNNELSNKEKAAQSQPVKKKKPLITFSRFNKSVTGNNTETLLEQGENAGLVLPYSCRAGMCGSCKVMLEQGQVTETCQDGLSDEEQQQGYVLSCCSTPLTDVVIRHPERKRRNRHNG, from the coding sequence ATGAGTCAGGCTACGCTGAAAAATATTACCATTTACCCAATAAAATCGAGTGCTGGCCTTGAGTTATCTAATAGTTGGGTGGAAGAGTTCGGCTTAGCCTTTGATCGTCGTTTTGTTGTTGCAAGCCCTGAAGGCGAATTTTTTACTGCTCGTACCCAGCCAAACTTATGTTTACTTCAAGCCAACTTAACCGCAACGGGCCTGATCATTACCGCACCGAAAATGCCGGCATTGGTGATTGATTATAATTTGCTGAGCCTCAATTATGTTGATGTGCAAGTTTGGAATGACACTATCAGCGCACAACAGTGCGAAGACGCTATCAACCAATGGTTTAGTCGCTACCTTCAAAAGCCCTGCCAATTACTGTTTTTTGGCACTGAGTCACAACGATTTGTTAAAAATAAAAATAGCCAAGTGGGTTTTGCCGACGGCTACCCTTTATTACTTATTTCACAAGCCTCACTTGAGCATTTAAACAGCCAATATCCACCTAACGCTCGAAGCATTCCAATGTCGCAGTTTAGGCCCAATATTGTAGTGAGCGATTGTGACGCCTTTACTGAAGATACTTGGCAAAAAATTCGTATTGGCGAGGTAGAGTTTGAAGTAACCAAGCCTTGTACTCGTTGTATTTTTACCACCATTAATCCTGAAAATGCGGTAAAAGATCACCAGCAAGAACCGTTAAAAACATTAAAAAACTATCGGCAATTAGCTAATGGCGATATTTTATTTGGCCAAAACTTAGTTGCACTTAATCAAGGACAAATTAAACGCGGTGACAAGCTTGAAGTATTAAGATACCAAGCTGCACCAGTATTTTCTGTAGCGAAACAATCAGCAACACCTGCTGACAATAATGAGCTGAGTAATAAAGAAAAAGCAGCACAATCGCAGCCAGTTAAGAAAAAGAAACCGCTAATAACCTTTAGTCGCTTTAATAAGTCAGTAACGGGTAACAACACCGAAACCTTACTTGAACAGGGCGAAAATGCCGGCTTAGTATTACCCTATTCTTGCCGTGCGGGTATGTGTGGTAGTTGTAAGGTTATGCTCGAACAAGGTCAAGTCACAGAAACTTGTCAAGACGGTCTATCCGATGAAGAGCAACAGCAAGGCTATGTTTTAAGTTGCTGTAGTACACCATTAACTGATGTGGTTATTAGGCATCCCGAGCGTAAACGTCGCAATAGACATAATGGTTAA
- a CDS encoding alginate export family protein has translation MKNNIKYTSLALLSASLLSAPLAFAEETSVASGVKKALSESTVKLSFRARYEGVDQDGIEDNASALTLKSRITANTGSFKGVSVGVEVDNIADFIDDYNNTRNGETNYPVVADPAGTDVNQFFLKYSADNFSATAGRQRILHNDLRFVGGVGWRQNEQTFDGYRFQASPTESFSADYSYVYNVNRIFGPDGDNADLEGQFHLLNTLYTINKDHKINAYAYLLDFDTVASFSTDTYGVSYQGNFGPVMVKAAYATQSDAGDNATDFSADYYNFEVGTKVSTVTLLAGIESLGSDNGVGFSTPLATLHKFQGFADKFLGTPGQGIEDVYLTAKTKVSDIKLSATYHDFSSDVDSIDYGSEIDVAAAYTINKNYNILVKFSSYSADDHASDTDKLWLQLSANF, from the coding sequence ATGAAAAATAACATAAAGTACACTTCTCTAGCTTTACTCTCAGCTTCACTTTTAAGTGCGCCATTAGCATTTGCAGAAGAAACATCTGTGGCATCAGGCGTTAAAAAAGCACTTTCAGAAAGCACGGTAAAACTTAGCTTCCGCGCTCGTTACGAAGGTGTTGATCAAGATGGCATTGAAGACAACGCAAGTGCACTAACATTAAAAAGCCGTATCACGGCAAATACTGGCAGCTTTAAAGGCGTATCTGTAGGTGTTGAAGTTGATAATATTGCTGACTTCATCGATGACTATAACAATACCCGCAACGGTGAAACAAATTATCCAGTAGTTGCTGATCCCGCAGGTACTGATGTAAACCAATTTTTCTTAAAATATAGCGCAGATAACTTTTCAGCCACCGCTGGTCGTCAACGTATTCTGCACAACGACCTACGTTTTGTTGGTGGTGTAGGCTGGAGACAAAATGAACAAACTTTCGACGGCTACCGCTTTCAAGCAAGTCCGACTGAGTCATTTTCAGCAGATTACAGTTATGTATACAATGTAAACCGCATTTTTGGCCCTGATGGTGATAACGCTGACTTAGAAGGCCAGTTCCATTTATTGAACACGCTCTACACGATCAACAAAGATCACAAAATCAATGCTTATGCTTACTTACTTGATTTTGATACCGTCGCGTCTTTTTCAACCGATACTTACGGTGTAAGCTACCAAGGTAACTTTGGCCCAGTAATGGTTAAAGCGGCTTACGCAACACAAAGTGACGCAGGTGATAACGCAACTGATTTTAGTGCTGATTACTACAATTTTGAGGTCGGTACAAAAGTTAGTACAGTAACCTTATTAGCTGGTATTGAGTCTTTAGGTAGTGATAACGGTGTTGGCTTCTCCACTCCATTAGCAACATTACACAAATTCCAAGGTTTTGCCGATAAGTTCTTAGGCACTCCAGGTCAAGGTATTGAAGATGTTTACTTGACCGCAAAAACAAAAGTAAGCGACATCAAACTTTCTGCCACATATCACGATTTTTCTTCTGATGTTGATAGTATTGATTATGGTTCAGAGATCGACGTTGCAGCAGCATACACAATCAACAAAAACTACAATATCCTAGTTAAATTTTCTAGTTACAGTGCTGATGACCATGCCAGCGACACAGACAAACTTTGGCTACAACTTTCAGCTAATTTCTAA